The Tolypothrix sp. NIES-4075 genomic interval CTATTGAAACTGAAGGTGAGTTACTAACACTCAAGTTATTACGAGAAGCAATTCAAGCTCAAAATCCTGATGATAAGGTAATGGCAGACTTTGCCGAGTATGTTTTACCAAATCTGTTGCGGATAGCAATTGGTGTAACTGCGAAAGGCGGTAAGTTTTTTGATGAAATTGACCAGCAGCGAGAAGCTGAAGGAAAAACTAAAGTCAGACGAGATAACGCTGCTGATCAATCGCTGAATACTCATTTACTCAATGGATTATTCCCAGCCAATTTAATTGAGAAACGTTTAGAAAAACTTAATACCACAGTGCAGCGAGTGGTGAAAGAGCGAGAGCGTAGATTAGTAATTGCTGGATTTATTTTACATGATTTTGAAAAGTTTCCTGATGTCCCTGAAAACTGCCGCAAGTTGCCGTTAGCAGAACATCGTAAAATTATTGATAAAAAAGTTCACCAGTTAGGACTAGATAACTTTATAAATCCAGAAAATCCTGAAGGTTATCGAGAGTATCTAGATGATTTGTTGTGTATGGCTTATAATGCTCAACGTCGCTGGGATACTAACTGGAATTTTTCTGAGTTTGGCTTGAATCCTGTTCTCAAAGACCGTACCCTTCGCAGTTTATCTGATTTGACTTGTTTAGCGGATTCTCTCGCCTCAATTGTTAAACATCCCCAGGATGCAGAGAACTCCAGGCTTCAAGAAGTTATACATAATTTGAGTGATGGACAACTGAAATTTACATATCACAGCATTGCTGAAAACCGGGGTGTATTAACTAATGTAGTTAATAATGCCTTAATGGAAGCATACACTAGCCTCAATACTGAGGATCAAACCTACTATGAAATACTGCTTTACCTACCCACAGGAGTAATTTATTTAGCTAGAAAAGATGCTCCAAAAATTAGTCGAGAAGGATTAGATGATCGCGTTATTGAGACCATAAAACAACTCTGCGCTAATCAACTTCAACTCCGAAAAGTTGGATTCAGTCGGGGAAATATTGGGATGAAATATGCTGACTACTACAATCTCTTCCTCGACATCAAAGGCTTAATGCAGTTTACCGTTGATGCAGTACCGAGTAAAGTAAAAACCAGCAAGGCAGCAGATAAAGCTACTAATTTGGCTCAATTCCAGCGTAAAGGTGTTTTAGCTAAGAATATCGAAATCGATTTTGCAGAAGATATTCGTATAGATCATTTGGCAGAATTAGGAGCTTTAATAACTGGGAAATTTTGGAAAGAGTATCTTGATAGAGTTAAAGCCCTAATTAAAAACAACAAAGAACTCCCTTCAATTCCAACTATTAATCTTACAGAGATAGCTATTGATTTTCTTAATTTATCTGAGTATAAATCTGAAGTTATTGCACTTCAGCAACTTAAAGATACTGGAGGCATAGCGTATGACTGGTATTATATTGCAACGCAATACCTTAAACGTAATCCAGGACAAGAAGACGTTCGTGAAATTTGTCAAAGTCTGGTTAATCGATGGATAGAAGTTATTGAACCAATCATTAATCAGTACAAGCTACCTGATGAATGGAAAGATTTAAGGGATTGGTGTGATCGCGTGATTATGCTTCCAAATGAAACGCGACAAAAATCACCTACTGACCAAGCCGAAATCTTTTTTAAGGAGTTGGCAAACTACAACGCCGCGAAAAAACCAGGGCGAGGGAAACAATTAATCTGCTCAATTTCTCATTCTGCTTACACGGTTACTGAGCAAATGGAATCAGCAGTTTTATTTACGCCACAAGTTTATACAAACAAGCAAATGTTAAGAGGTGCTAACGCTAAACGCAATATCTCCAGTATTGCAGGTATGGAGATGATGCTGAGGCAAATCTTGATGAATCAAACTCAAGCTGTAGGTAAGCGATTTGAAGATGGTAAATATCGCTATCTCTACTTTTATCCTACCTATTACTTTACTCCAGAAACTAACAAGTTTTTGCAGAAAGCATACAATGGTATTGCTCAAACCCGCTTTGATACGAGTGTTCGCAATCATTTTATCAGTAAGGATTTACAGGCGGACTTGGGGCGCGATCGCTACCAAAGTGTAGATAGTTTCTTAATCGATGAAAATCTCCAGCGTGACAAGGATCGCACTTTTAAACTTTCCTATCCTGAAGACCAGCCTTTAACATTTTACTTCATGGCACTCCCGCCAGGAAGAGACAGCACCGATACAGAATCATGGGTAATGCCAACTTGGTTAGCGTTTGCTTTCCCAATGATTTTAGATGTTAAAACTGTGGTTTCCGAGTCACCAATTCCACCCTTTAATGATGGGGCTGAATTTGAGGAAAGCGTTTTCCTTGATAGTGCGCCTCATGCTTTCCGTGCTTTAGTAAGGCGCGATCGCTTTCGTCTTGACTACATCCTCGAAGGCTGGAACGAAAACGGCATCCAATACCCAGCACCTTTAAATGTGCTTACCGCCGCTTACGCCATTCATTTAGATGTGAATGCTAGGCAAGGTAAGTCTGGTTACGATGCCAACTGGGGAAGATTTACTGAACTGGCTAAAGATTTTGAAACCAGTCCGTTGTACGTCTTTTCTTATCTGAATCGCTGGGTGCGTAACCAGGGATCGGAAACAGCGCGAATCGAGAAAATTCGGCTTTATGCCTATCATTTTTATCCCTGTTTTGACCCTTATGTGAAATATGAGACTAATATGGAGCAATTAATTGTGGGAGAAGCATCAAGTCTGAATCATCCTAAGAGATTAACAGAACTTTATCGTCGCTTTTATAAAGCAAATAAAATGTTTAATCCTAAAGCTAATGCTGTGTTAAAACCGATTGATATTGCTGCGGAAACTATACTAAAAGCTGAATTAAGTGTGTTTCATGGAGAAACATTAGTTATGGCTGTAGCAGCAGAAGTTTTTAAACTGATGGAGCGAGTGCATTCTTCTACTGCTGAAGGACGTTGGGTATTTAAGCGTAACCAGAGAGAAGAAGAACGGCAAGCAGTTTTAGATTTTGCACGATATTTTGTGGAGGAGGTGTTTGAGAAATCTTTTGCAGGCGATCGCGCTCGTTTGGCAGGTCGTCAACTCAACTTAA includes:
- the cas10d gene encoding type I-D CRISPR-associated protein Cas10d/Csc3, with the translated sequence MSNDDWLSGDFGFDGDSSDRTIETEGELLTLKLLREAIQAQNPDDKVMADFAEYVLPNLLRIAIGVTAKGGKFFDEIDQQREAEGKTKVRRDNAADQSLNTHLLNGLFPANLIEKRLEKLNTTVQRVVKERERRLVIAGFILHDFEKFPDVPENCRKLPLAEHRKIIDKKVHQLGLDNFINPENPEGYREYLDDLLCMAYNAQRRWDTNWNFSEFGLNPVLKDRTLRSLSDLTCLADSLASIVKHPQDAENSRLQEVIHNLSDGQLKFTYHSIAENRGVLTNVVNNALMEAYTSLNTEDQTYYEILLYLPTGVIYLARKDAPKISREGLDDRVIETIKQLCANQLQLRKVGFSRGNIGMKYADYYNLFLDIKGLMQFTVDAVPSKVKTSKAADKATNLAQFQRKGVLAKNIEIDFAEDIRIDHLAELGALITGKFWKEYLDRVKALIKNNKELPSIPTINLTEIAIDFLNLSEYKSEVIALQQLKDTGGIAYDWYYIATQYLKRNPGQEDVREICQSLVNRWIEVIEPIINQYKLPDEWKDLRDWCDRVIMLPNETRQKSPTDQAEIFFKELANYNAAKKPGRGKQLICSISHSAYTVTEQMESAVLFTPQVYTNKQMLRGANAKRNISSIAGMEMMLRQILMNQTQAVGKRFEDGKYRYLYFYPTYYFTPETNKFLQKAYNGIAQTRFDTSVRNHFISKDLQADLGRDRYQSVDSFLIDENLQRDKDRTFKLSYPEDQPLTFYFMALPPGRDSTDTESWVMPTWLAFAFPMILDVKTVVSESPIPPFNDGAEFEESVFLDSAPHAFRALVRRDRFRLDYILEGWNENGIQYPAPLNVLTAAYAIHLDVNARQGKSGYDANWGRFTELAKDFETSPLYVFSYLNRWVRNQGSETARIEKIRLYAYHFYPCFDPYVKYETNMEQLIVGEASSLNHPKRLTELYRRFYKANKMFNPKANAVLKPIDIAAETILKAELSVFHGETLVMAVAAEVFKLMERVHSSTAEGRWVFKRNQREEERQAVLDFARYFVEEVFEKSFAGDRARLAGRQLNLIRDTCEFLYRLEDDKENAGKNEKSAEIDNENE